A region from the Arachis ipaensis cultivar K30076 chromosome B01, Araip1.1, whole genome shotgun sequence genome encodes:
- the LOC107615453 gene encoding acidic mammalian chitinase-like has translation MIHHILLTTAVIIFATCHKTTLSSPVKGIYWSENQIFPPSSINTSLFTHVYYAFLFPNNLTYALHVSDATASNASLFALIASTAATRASFIHSTIQVSRIFGFDGIDLDWEFPRDSNEMNDLGQLFHEWRLAISADAVATRRPPLLLTAAVYFAVDFFLSSTPPHKYPVDSINQNVDWVNVMSYSLRGPWGNVTGAPSGLFDPGRNISVSFGLQSWIQGGVVPEKVVMGLPLYGMTWQLQDPNVHGIGSDAAGPGPGLNGAMAYFQVVEFNNQSGAKVAYDVETASVYSYSGSSWVGYDDPLTVTVKVAYAQALCLRGYFFWAAGFDTSDWKISTQASRAWILA, from the exons ATGATTCACCATATCCTCCTCACAACAGCAGTTATCATTTTCGCTACTTGTCACAAGACAACACTTTCATCACCAGTAAAAGGAATATATTGGTCCGAGAATCAAATATTCCCACCATCATCCATTAACACTTCACTCTTCACCCACGTCTACTACGCTTTCCTCTTCCCAAACAACCTCACCTATGCCCTCCACGTGTCAGACGCAACCGCCAGCAACGCCTCTCTCTTCGCCCTCATCGCTTCCACCGCCGCCACCCGCGCATCCTTCATCCACTCCACCATCCAAGTTTCCAGAATCTTCGGCTTCGACGGTATCGACCTCGACTGGGAGTTCCCTAGGGACTCCAACGAAATGAACGACCTCGGCCAGCTTTTTCATGAATGGCGCCTGGCAATCTCCGCCGACGCCGTCGCCACCCGCCGCCCGCCGCTGCTGCTCACCGCTGCCGTGTACTTCGCGGTGGACTTCTTCCTGTCCTCCACTCCGCCGCACAAGTACCCCGTGGACTCCATCAATCAGAACGTTGACTGGGTCAACGTCATGAGCTACAGCCTTCGCGGGCCATGGGGCAACGTGACCGGAGCTCCGAGCGGCCTTTTCGACCCGGGTCGAAACATAAGCGTTAGTTTCGGGTTGCAGTCGTGGATCCAGGGCGGAGTTGTTCCCGAGAAAGTAGTTATGGGCTTGCCGCTTTATGGGATGACGTGGCAGCTTCAGGATCCGAACGTGCACGGAATTGGTTCTGATGCTGCTGGTCCGGGTCCCGGGTTGAACGGTGCAATGGCGTACTTTCAGGTGGTGGAATTTAATAACCAAAGTGGTGCGAAGGTTGCGTATGACGTTGAAACGGCGTCGGTTTATTCATATTCTGGGAGTTCTTGGGTTGGCTACGATGATCCCTTGACGGTTACAGTTAAGGTTGCTTATGCTCAAGCCCTTTGCCTTCGTGGCTATTTTTTTTGGGCTGCTGGCTTTGATACCAGTGACTGGAAAATCTCAACGCAAG CTTCCAGGGCTTGGATACTTGCATGA